The following proteins come from a genomic window of Achromobacter deleyi:
- a CDS encoding FecR domain-containing protein yields MTSAIGRPPESVVREAIAWWARLQSGQADARDRDACDAWLARDPLHRQAWERLEMIGRDARRVPAALAHAALDAPDPAGRRRALRAMLTLAGVGVAGWAGYRHTPWQRLAADLSTGVGERRAVAVADGLHVTLNSDSALRLRLDGGARGIDLLRGEILVHAQARPGAAALRVDTGYGVLLAENARFDVRRTDDGARLGVYHGSVALLRDGQQAQVEAGERLTYGAQGSVERHAADPDRLAWVDGLVVAKDWRLDAFAHYLARQRIGVIRVDPAVAALRLSGVFPLDDAERALRALEPALPIVVTRHTQYWLQVEPRTA; encoded by the coding sequence ATGACTAGCGCCATCGGCAGGCCGCCGGAGTCCGTGGTGCGCGAAGCCATCGCCTGGTGGGCCCGCCTGCAATCCGGCCAGGCCGATGCGCGCGACCGCGACGCCTGTGATGCCTGGCTGGCGCGGGATCCCCTGCACCGGCAGGCCTGGGAACGGCTGGAAATGATCGGCCGCGATGCGCGCCGGGTTCCCGCGGCATTGGCGCATGCGGCGCTGGACGCTCCGGATCCGGCCGGTCGCCGCCGCGCCTTGCGCGCCATGCTGACGCTTGCGGGTGTCGGGGTGGCGGGATGGGCCGGATACCGGCACACGCCGTGGCAACGGCTGGCGGCGGACCTGAGCACCGGCGTTGGCGAACGGCGCGCGGTCGCCGTGGCCGATGGCCTGCACGTCACCTTGAACAGCGACAGCGCGCTGCGCTTGCGGCTCGATGGCGGCGCGCGCGGCATCGACCTGCTGCGCGGCGAGATCCTGGTCCACGCGCAAGCGCGACCGGGCGCGGCGGCGCTGCGGGTGGATACGGGCTATGGCGTGCTGCTGGCCGAGAACGCGCGCTTCGACGTACGGCGCACCGACGACGGCGCGCGGCTGGGGGTCTACCACGGCAGCGTCGCGCTGCTGCGCGATGGGCAGCAGGCCCAGGTCGAGGCGGGCGAACGCCTGACCTATGGCGCGCAGGGGAGCGTCGAGCGGCATGCCGCGGACCCGGACCGCCTGGCCTGGGTCGATGGCCTGGTGGTGGCCAAGGACTGGCGCCTGGATGCCTTCGCCCACTACCTGGCGCGCCAGCGGATCGGCGTGATCCGCGTGGACCCGGCGGTGGCCGCCCTGCGGCTGTCGGGCGTCTTTCCGCTGGACGACGCCGAACGCGCGCTCAGGGCGCTGGAGCCGGCCCTGCCCATCGTGGTGACGCGCCACACGCAGTATTGGCTGCAAGTCGAGCCACGCACGGCCTGA
- the zapE gene encoding cell division protein ZapE, which yields MNVREYYEQALAERGYQPDAAQKKAIDRLQRYYDEWIKFKALRSNALKKLLNRPDVPRGVYLWGGVGRGKSFLMDAFYATVPVVRKTRLHFHEFMRGVHRELEEVKGMQDPLDEVAKRVAKRYRLICFDEFHVSDVADAMILHRLLFKLFEYGTSFVMTSNYEPSTLYPDGLHRDRVLPAIELIQARMDVMNVDAGVDYRRRSLEQVQCYHSPLDEHAQQALQQAFDSLADTPPQEPVLHIEHREIRALALAGSVVWFDFATLCGGPRSQNDYLELANRFHAVILSGVPRMGPRQASEARRFTWLIDVFYDHRVKLIMSAECEPEEIYTEGVLANEFHRTVSRILEMQSREYLESERRLTVTL from the coding sequence ATGAACGTCCGCGAATACTACGAACAAGCCCTGGCCGAACGCGGCTACCAGCCCGACGCCGCCCAGAAAAAGGCGATCGACCGGCTGCAGCGCTATTACGACGAATGGATCAAGTTCAAGGCGTTGCGCTCGAACGCGCTCAAGAAGCTGTTGAACCGTCCCGACGTGCCGCGCGGCGTGTACCTGTGGGGCGGGGTGGGGCGCGGCAAGAGCTTCCTGATGGACGCGTTCTACGCCACCGTGCCGGTGGTGCGCAAGACGCGCCTGCACTTCCATGAGTTCATGCGCGGCGTGCACCGCGAGCTGGAAGAAGTGAAGGGCATGCAGGACCCGTTGGACGAGGTCGCCAAGCGCGTGGCCAAGCGCTACCGCCTGATCTGTTTCGACGAGTTCCACGTGTCGGACGTGGCGGACGCGATGATCCTGCACCGCCTGCTGTTCAAGCTGTTCGAGTACGGCACCTCGTTCGTGATGACCTCCAACTACGAGCCGTCGACGCTGTATCCCGACGGCCTGCACCGCGACCGCGTGCTGCCGGCGATCGAGCTGATCCAGGCGCGCATGGACGTAATGAACGTGGACGCCGGCGTCGACTACCGCCGCCGTTCGCTCGAGCAGGTGCAGTGCTACCACTCGCCGCTCGATGAGCATGCGCAGCAGGCGCTGCAGCAGGCGTTCGACAGCCTGGCCGACACGCCGCCGCAGGAGCCGGTGCTGCACATCGAGCATCGCGAGATCCGCGCGCTGGCGCTGGCCGGTTCGGTGGTGTGGTTCGACTTCGCCACGCTGTGCGGCGGCCCGCGTTCGCAGAACGATTACCTGGAGCTGGCCAACCGCTTCCATGCCGTGATCCTGTCCGGCGTGCCGCGCATGGGGCCGCGCCAGGCCTCCGAGGCGCGCCGCTTCACCTGGCTGATCGACGTGTTCTACGACCATCGCGTCAAGCTGATCATGTCGGCCGAGTGCGAACCCGAGGAAATCTATACCGAGGGCGTGCTGGCCAATGAATTCCACCGCACGGTCTCGCGCATTCTCGAAATGCAGTCGCGCGAATACCTGGAATCCGAACGCCGCCTGACCGTAACGTTGTAG
- a CDS encoding TonB-dependent siderophore receptor, translated as MSASSCPRPRATLTAGRLAVLAATCAGAWLAAAPAAWAQASPAAAQAPRTYQIAAGPLGDALTQFARSAGVVLSFDPAQVRGLRSGGLDGAYSVGAGFARILAGSGLQARAQSGNTWTLVAAPAAQAGDAHTLAPVTVSGNSLSALAPTVGYVAGASVSATKTDTPLIETPQSVSVVTREQIAEQGAQTLNQVLRYTPGVATETRGATATRLDQFSVRGFSASTYLDGLRVFGGRDALPQVDAYRLERVDVLKGPASVMYGQGGPGGVVNQVSKRPLEEALHEVELQVGNYDYRRANFDFGGPLDADGKYLYRLAGSGYMADGQIDHTKERRYFVSPAFTWKPNGDTSLTVLTNFQRDPDMGSYGAVPPMRSLLSAPDGIRLSPSYYDGDANFEKSDRKSYSLGYVLDHRFSDSLKATQSLRWTHSDAKYRSIYGASSRFYGYTDSRYLYQQRAAIATDVEVGALTIDNNLQARFDTGAFGHTVLLGFDYQHVKTDTLSGFGNAPALDVMNPDNHQNIPAPAFSTDATTTQYQAGLYFQDQIKIDRLSVLLGGRYDWSRNVGESTAIATGRTTPSSLRAEAFTGRFGVIYNFDNGVAPYFSYSESFEPQSGTGWNNAPFKPIEGNQYEVGIKYQPPGSETLLSVAAFDIRRENMLTTDPDPTHLCGTSNARCQIQSGELRTQGIELEAKTEPLRGLTLMAGYSLLDNAYSKANPGTTGLNLKGKAPVGVPSQQASAWARYQLQGGPLAGLGVGGGVRYIGSSYGDEANTMKVPSVTLFDLMLDYDLGRVSPSLKGMQVALNVQNLFDKEYIASCSGDSWCWYGYQRSIKASLRYRW; from the coding sequence GTGTCCGCTTCATCCTGCCCGCGCCCTCGCGCGACCTTGACCGCCGGCCGCCTGGCCGTGCTTGCCGCGACCTGCGCCGGCGCCTGGCTGGCCGCCGCGCCCGCCGCCTGGGCGCAAGCCTCGCCCGCCGCCGCCCAGGCGCCGCGCACCTACCAGATCGCCGCCGGTCCGCTCGGCGATGCCTTGACCCAGTTCGCGCGCAGCGCCGGCGTGGTGCTGTCGTTCGATCCGGCCCAGGTGCGCGGTCTGCGTTCCGGCGGCCTGGACGGCGCCTATTCGGTGGGCGCCGGCTTTGCCCGCATCCTGGCGGGCAGCGGCCTGCAGGCGCGCGCCCAGTCCGGCAACACCTGGACGCTGGTGGCGGCCCCGGCCGCGCAGGCGGGCGATGCGCATACGCTGGCGCCGGTCACGGTGTCGGGCAATTCCCTCAGCGCGCTGGCGCCAACCGTGGGCTATGTGGCCGGCGCCAGCGTCAGCGCCACCAAGACCGACACGCCGCTGATCGAGACGCCGCAATCGGTGTCCGTGGTCACGCGCGAGCAGATCGCCGAGCAGGGCGCGCAGACGCTGAACCAGGTGCTGCGCTACACGCCCGGCGTGGCGACCGAAACGCGCGGCGCCACCGCCACGCGGCTGGACCAGTTCAGCGTGCGCGGCTTTTCCGCGTCGACCTACCTGGACGGCCTGCGGGTGTTCGGCGGGCGCGATGCCCTGCCGCAGGTGGACGCCTACCGCCTGGAGCGCGTGGACGTGCTGAAGGGGCCGGCCTCGGTGATGTACGGGCAGGGCGGCCCCGGCGGCGTGGTCAACCAGGTCAGCAAGCGGCCGCTGGAAGAAGCCCTGCATGAAGTCGAGCTGCAGGTCGGCAACTACGACTACCGGCGCGCCAACTTCGATTTCGGCGGCCCGCTCGATGCGGACGGCAAGTACCTGTACCGCCTGGCGGGATCGGGCTACATGGCCGACGGCCAGATCGACCACACCAAGGAGCGTCGCTACTTCGTTTCGCCGGCGTTCACCTGGAAGCCCAATGGCGACACGTCGCTGACCGTGCTGACGAACTTCCAGCGCGATCCCGACATGGGTTCCTACGGCGCCGTGCCGCCGATGCGTTCGTTGCTGTCGGCCCCGGATGGCATCCGCCTGTCGCCGAGCTACTACGATGGCGACGCCAATTTCGAGAAGAGCGACCGCAAGAGCTATTCGCTCGGCTATGTGCTGGACCACCGCTTCAGCGACAGCCTGAAGGCGACGCAGAGCCTGCGCTGGACTCATTCCGATGCCAAGTACCGCAGCATCTACGGCGCGTCCAGCCGTTTCTACGGCTACACCGACAGCCGCTACCTCTACCAGCAGCGCGCCGCGATCGCGACCGACGTCGAGGTCGGCGCGCTGACCATCGACAACAACCTGCAGGCGCGCTTCGACACCGGCGCCTTCGGCCACACGGTGCTGCTGGGCTTCGATTACCAGCACGTCAAGACCGACACGCTGTCGGGCTTCGGCAACGCGCCCGCGCTGGACGTGATGAACCCGGACAACCACCAGAACATTCCGGCGCCGGCCTTCTCCACCGACGCCACCACCACGCAGTACCAGGCCGGCCTGTACTTCCAGGACCAGATCAAGATCGACCGCCTTTCGGTGCTGCTGGGCGGCCGCTACGACTGGTCGCGCAACGTCGGCGAGAGCACCGCCATCGCCACCGGTCGCACCACGCCTTCGTCGTTGCGCGCCGAGGCCTTCACCGGCCGTTTCGGCGTGATCTACAACTTCGACAACGGCGTGGCGCCGTACTTCAGCTATTCCGAATCGTTCGAGCCGCAGTCGGGCACCGGCTGGAACAACGCGCCGTTCAAGCCGATCGAGGGCAACCAGTACGAGGTCGGCATCAAGTACCAGCCGCCGGGCAGCGAGACGTTGCTGTCTGTGGCCGCGTTCGACATCCGCCGCGAGAACATGCTGACCACCGATCCGGACCCGACGCACCTGTGCGGCACGTCCAATGCGCGCTGCCAGATCCAGTCCGGTGAGCTGCGCACGCAGGGCATCGAACTCGAGGCCAAGACCGAACCGCTGCGCGGCCTGACGCTGATGGCCGGCTATTCGCTGCTGGACAACGCCTATTCCAAGGCCAATCCCGGCACCACGGGACTGAACCTCAAGGGCAAGGCGCCGGTGGGCGTGCCGTCGCAGCAGGCCTCGGCCTGGGCCCGCTACCAGTTGCAGGGCGGCCCGCTGGCCGGCCTGGGCGTGGGCGGCGGCGTGCGCTACATCGGGTCGTCGTACGGCGACGAGGCCAACACCATGAAGGTGCCGTCGGTCACGCTGTTCGACCTGATGCTGGACTACGACCTGGGCCGCGTGTCGCCGTCGCTCAAGGGCATGCAGGTGGCGCTGAACGTGCAGAACCTGTTCGACAAGGAATACATCGCCTCGTGCTCGGGCGATTCCTGGTGCTGGTACGGCTACCAGCGCTCGATCAAGGCCAGCCTGCGGTATCGCTGGTAA
- the lpdA gene encoding dihydrolipoyl dehydrogenase translates to MSKQFDVVVIGAGPGGYIAAIRAAQLGMSVACIDAWQNGQGGPAPGGTCTNVGCIPSKALLQSSEHFEQANHHFAEHGIEVKGVSLKLDTLIGRKNSVVKQNNDGILYLFKKNKVTFFHGKGAFVGQVEGGWAIKVTGTAEEDLVAKHVVVATGSSARELPGLPFDEKVVLSNDGALNIGAVPKSLGVIGAGVIGLEMGSVWRRLGADVTILEAMPEFLAAADQQVAKEALKAFTKQGLNIQMGVKIGEIKATAKSVTVPYVDAKGAEQKLVVDKLIVSIGRVPYTGGLNADAVGLKLDERGFVAVDGDCKTNLPNVWAVGDVVRGPMLAHKAEEEGVAVAERIAGQHGHVNFDTVPWVIYTSPEIAWVGKTEQQLKAEGREYKAGSFPFLANGRARALGDTTGFAKVIADAKTDEVLGVHIVGPMASELISEAVTIMEFRGAAEDIARICHAHPTLSEAVKEAALAVDKRALNF, encoded by the coding sequence ATGTCCAAACAATTCGACGTCGTCGTCATCGGCGCGGGCCCCGGCGGCTACATCGCCGCCATCCGCGCCGCGCAGCTCGGCATGTCGGTGGCTTGCATCGACGCCTGGCAAAACGGCCAAGGCGGCCCGGCTCCCGGCGGCACGTGCACCAACGTCGGTTGCATCCCGTCCAAGGCGCTGCTGCAATCGTCCGAGCACTTTGAACAAGCCAACCACCACTTCGCCGAGCACGGCATCGAAGTCAAGGGCGTCAGCCTGAAGCTCGACACGCTGATCGGCCGCAAGAACTCGGTGGTCAAGCAGAACAACGACGGCATCCTGTACTTGTTCAAGAAGAACAAGGTCACCTTCTTCCATGGCAAGGGCGCGTTCGTCGGCCAGGTCGAAGGCGGCTGGGCCATCAAGGTCACCGGCACCGCCGAGGAAGACCTGGTCGCCAAGCACGTGGTGGTCGCCACCGGTTCGTCGGCGCGTGAGCTGCCCGGCCTGCCGTTCGATGAAAAGGTCGTGTTGTCCAACGACGGCGCGCTGAACATCGGCGCCGTGCCGAAGTCGCTGGGCGTGATCGGCGCCGGCGTCATCGGCCTGGAAATGGGCAGCGTGTGGCGCCGCCTGGGCGCCGACGTCACCATCCTGGAGGCGATGCCGGAATTCCTGGCCGCCGCTGACCAGCAAGTGGCCAAGGAAGCCCTGAAGGCCTTCACCAAGCAGGGCCTGAACATCCAGATGGGCGTCAAGATCGGCGAGATCAAGGCGACCGCCAAGTCGGTGACCGTGCCTTACGTCGATGCCAAGGGCGCCGAGCAGAAGCTGGTGGTGGACAAGCTGATCGTCTCGATCGGCCGCGTGCCCTACACCGGCGGCCTGAACGCCGACGCGGTGGGCCTGAAGCTCGACGAGCGCGGCTTCGTTGCCGTGGACGGCGATTGCAAGACCAACCTGCCCAACGTCTGGGCGGTGGGCGACGTGGTGCGCGGCCCGATGCTGGCGCACAAGGCCGAGGAAGAAGGCGTGGCGGTTGCCGAGCGCATCGCCGGCCAGCACGGCCACGTCAACTTCGACACCGTGCCGTGGGTGATCTACACCTCGCCGGAAATCGCCTGGGTCGGCAAGACCGAGCAGCAGCTCAAGGCCGAAGGCCGCGAGTACAAGGCCGGCAGCTTCCCGTTCCTGGCCAACGGCCGTGCCCGCGCGCTGGGTGACACCACCGGCTTCGCCAAGGTGATCGCCGATGCCAAGACCGACGAAGTCCTGGGCGTGCACATCGTGGGCCCGATGGCCTCGGAGCTGATCTCGGAAGCCGTGACCATCATGGAATTCCGCGGCGCCGCCGAAGACATCGCCCGCATCTGCCATGCGCACCCGACGCTGTCGGAAGCCGTGAAGGAAGCCGCCCTGGCCGTTGACAAGCGCGCCTTGAACTTCTGA
- a CDS encoding 2-oxoglutarate dehydrogenase E1 component gives MSSEIESLSTSYLFGGNAPYVEELYEAYLDNPGSVPDNWREYFDQLQHAPATDGQESTRDQAHAPIVESFAQRAKANAFVQRAAEPDLSVASKQVSVQSLIAAYRSLGSRWADLDPLKRQERPPIPELDPAFYGLTEADLDQTYSATNTYFTTASTMTLRDILKALRDTYCRSIGAEFTHISDPAAKRWIQERLETTLGAPTYSVEEKRHILQQLTESEGLERFLHTKYVGQKRFSLEGGESFIASMDEVVNHAGENGVQEIVVGMAHRGRLNLLVNIMGKMPGDLFAEFEGKHAEGLTDGDVKYHNGFSSDLSTRGGPVHLSLAFNPSHLEIVNPVVEGSVRARQERRADAEGKQVLPVLVHGDAAFAGQGVVMETLNLAQTRGYGTGGTLHIVINNQIGFTTSDPRDSRSTLYCTDVVKMIEAPVFHVNGDDPEAVVFVTKLALDYRLQFRHDIVVDIVCFRKLGHNEQDTPSLTQPLMYKRIGHHPGTRKLYADKLTTQGVLAEGEADQLVKDYRQLMEDGQRTIEPVLTDYKSKYAIDWSPFLGAKWTDQADTAVPLAELKRIGERITTVPEGFTVHPLVAKLLNDRRTMAKGEMNLDWGMGEHLAFATLVSSGYSIRITGQDSGRGTFTHRHAVLHDQNRERWNDGTYIPLQNVSEGQAPFTVIDSVLSEEAVLAFEYGYSSAEPNTLTIWEGQFGDFVNGAQVVIDQFISSGEAKWGRQSGLTMMLPHGYEGQGPEHSSGRIERFLQLCADNNMQVIQPTSASQIFHVLRRQMIRPFRKPLVLFTPKSLLRNKDAGSPLTDLAGGSFRPVIGEVDEAIDAAKVKRVLACSGKVYYDLVNARRERGVDNVAIVRVEQLYPFAHKSFETELRKYPKATEVIWVQDEPQNQGAWFYVQHHVYENMVEGQKLGYAGRAASASPAVGYLAKHQEQQKALIETAFAPKFKVMLTK, from the coding sequence ATGTCTTCGGAAATAGAATCCCTATCCACGTCTTACTTGTTTGGGGGAAATGCCCCCTACGTTGAGGAGCTTTACGAAGCCTACCTCGACAACCCCGGTTCGGTACCTGACAACTGGCGCGAATACTTCGACCAGCTGCAGCACGCTCCCGCCACCGACGGCCAGGAATCCACCCGCGACCAGGCCCACGCTCCCATCGTCGAATCGTTCGCCCAGCGCGCCAAGGCCAATGCCTTCGTGCAACGCGCCGCCGAACCCGACCTGAGCGTCGCCTCCAAGCAAGTCTCGGTGCAATCGCTCATCGCCGCCTACCGCTCGCTCGGTTCGCGCTGGGCCGACCTGGATCCGCTCAAGCGCCAGGAACGTCCCCCGATCCCCGAACTCGACCCGGCCTTCTACGGCCTGACCGAAGCCGACCTGGACCAGACCTACTCGGCCACCAACACCTACTTCACGACCGCCAGCACCATGACGCTGCGCGACATCCTGAAGGCGCTGCGCGACACGTACTGCCGCAGCATCGGTGCCGAATTCACGCATATCTCCGACCCCGCCGCCAAGCGCTGGATCCAGGAACGCCTGGAAACCACGCTGGGCGCGCCGACCTACTCGGTCGAGGAAAAGCGTCACATCCTGCAGCAGCTGACCGAGTCCGAAGGCCTCGAGCGCTTCCTGCACACCAAGTACGTCGGCCAGAAGCGCTTCTCGCTGGAAGGCGGCGAAAGCTTCATCGCCTCGATGGACGAAGTGGTGAACCACGCCGGTGAAAACGGCGTCCAGGAAATCGTGGTCGGCATGGCCCACCGCGGCCGCCTGAACCTGCTCGTGAACATCATGGGCAAGATGCCCGGCGACCTGTTCGCCGAGTTCGAAGGCAAGCACGCCGAAGGCCTGACCGACGGCGACGTGAAGTACCACAACGGCTTCTCGAGCGACCTGTCGACCCGTGGCGGTCCGGTGCACCTGTCGCTGGCGTTCAACCCGTCCCACCTGGAAATCGTCAACCCCGTGGTCGAAGGCAGCGTGCGCGCTCGCCAGGAACGCCGCGCCGACGCCGAAGGCAAGCAAGTGCTGCCGGTGCTGGTGCACGGTGACGCGGCCTTCGCCGGCCAGGGCGTGGTCATGGAAACGCTGAACCTGGCGCAGACCCGCGGCTACGGCACGGGCGGCACGCTGCACATCGTCATCAACAACCAGATCGGCTTCACCACGTCGGATCCGCGCGATTCGCGTTCGACGCTGTATTGCACCGACGTGGTCAAGATGATCGAAGCGCCGGTGTTCCACGTCAACGGCGACGATCCCGAAGCCGTCGTGTTCGTCACCAAGCTGGCCCTGGATTACCGCCTGCAGTTCCGCCACGACATCGTCGTGGACATCGTCTGCTTCCGCAAGCTGGGCCACAACGAGCAGGACACCCCGTCGCTGACGCAGCCGCTGATGTACAAGCGCATCGGCCACCACCCCGGCACGCGCAAGCTGTACGCCGACAAGCTGACCACGCAAGGCGTGCTGGCCGAAGGCGAAGCCGACCAACTGGTCAAGGACTACCGCCAGCTGATGGAAGACGGCCAGCGCACCATCGAACCGGTGCTGACCGACTACAAGAGCAAGTACGCCATCGACTGGTCGCCGTTCCTGGGCGCCAAGTGGACCGACCAGGCCGACACCGCCGTGCCGCTGGCCGAGCTCAAGCGCATCGGCGAGCGCATCACCACGGTGCCGGAAGGCTTCACGGTGCACCCGCTGGTCGCCAAGCTGCTGAACGACCGCCGCACCATGGCCAAGGGCGAGATGAACCTGGACTGGGGCATGGGCGAACACCTCGCCTTCGCCACGCTGGTATCGTCGGGCTATTCGATCCGCATCACCGGCCAGGACTCGGGCCGCGGCACGTTCACGCACCGCCACGCGGTGCTGCACGACCAGAACCGCGAACGCTGGAACGACGGCACCTACATTCCGCTGCAGAACGTCTCGGAAGGCCAGGCCCCGTTCACCGTGATCGACTCGGTGCTCTCCGAAGAGGCCGTGCTGGCCTTCGAATACGGCTACTCGAGCGCCGAACCCAACACGCTGACCATCTGGGAAGGCCAGTTCGGTGACTTCGTCAACGGCGCTCAGGTCGTGATCGACCAGTTCATCAGCTCCGGCGAAGCCAAGTGGGGCCGCCAGTCGGGCCTGACCATGATGCTGCCGCACGGCTACGAAGGCCAGGGCCCCGAGCACTCGTCGGGCCGCATCGAGCGCTTCCTGCAGCTGTGCGCCGACAACAACATGCAAGTGATCCAGCCGACTTCGGCCTCGCAGATCTTCCATGTGCTGCGCCGCCAGATGATCCGCCCGTTCCGCAAGCCGCTGGTGCTGTTCACGCCCAAGTCGCTGCTGCGCAACAAGGACGCCGGTTCGCCCCTGACCGACCTGGCCGGCGGCAGCTTCCGCCCGGTCATCGGCGAGGTCGACGAGGCCATCGACGCCGCCAAGGTCAAGCGCGTGCTGGCTTGCTCGGGCAAGGTCTACTACGATCTGGTCAATGCCCGCCGTGAACGTGGCGTCGACAACGTCGCCATCGTCCGCGTCGAGCAGCTGTACCCGTTCGCGCACAAGTCGTTCGAGACCGAACTGCGCAAGTACCCGAAGGCAACCGAAGTGATCTGGGTCCAGGACGAGCCGCAGAACCAGGGCGCTTGGTTCTATGTTCAGCATCACGTGTACGAGAACATGGTCGAAGGCCAGAAGCTGGGCTACGCCGGTCGCGCCGCGTCGGCATCGCCGGCCGTGGGCTACCTGGCCAAGCACCAGGAGCAGCAGAAGGCCCTGATCGAAACGGCGTTCGCGCCCAAGTTCAAGGTCATGCTGACCAAGTAA
- the odhB gene encoding 2-oxoglutarate dehydrogenase complex dihydrolipoyllysine-residue succinyltransferase, with the protein MAITDVVVPQLSESVSEATLLTWKKQPGAAVEADEILIEVETDKVVLEVPAPASGVLAEIVKGDGSTVTSGEVLARIDTAGKAAATPATAPAAEAPKAAAQAAAAPAAPASTAAAGVASPAAAKILAEKGVDAANVAGTGRDGRVTKGDALNASAPAAKAAPAKAAAAPAPTTLSLDGRPEQRVPMSRLRARIAERLLQSQQENAILTTFNEVNMQAVIDLRNKYKDKFEKEHGIKLGFMSFFVKAAVAALKKFPLINASIDGKDIIYHGYFDIGIAVGSPRGLVVPILRNADQLSIAEIEKTIADFGRRAADGKLGIEEMTGGTFSISNGGVFGSMLSTPIINPPQSAILGVHATKDRAVVENGQIVIRPMNYLALSYDHRIIDGREAVLGLVAMKDALEDPQRLLLDL; encoded by the coding sequence ATGGCTATCACCGACGTCGTCGTCCCTCAACTCTCCGAATCCGTCTCCGAAGCGACCCTGCTGACCTGGAAGAAGCAGCCCGGCGCTGCCGTCGAAGCGGACGAAATCCTGATCGAAGTCGAAACCGACAAGGTCGTGCTGGAAGTGCCGGCTCCCGCCTCGGGCGTGCTGGCTGAAATCGTCAAGGGCGATGGCAGCACTGTCACCTCGGGCGAAGTCCTGGCCCGTATCGACACCGCCGGCAAGGCCGCCGCCACCCCGGCGACCGCCCCCGCCGCCGAAGCGCCCAAGGCCGCCGCGCAAGCCGCCGCCGCCCCGGCCGCTCCCGCCTCGACCGCCGCCGCTGGCGTGGCTTCGCCCGCCGCCGCCAAGATCCTCGCCGAGAAGGGCGTGGACGCCGCCAACGTCGCCGGCACCGGCCGTGACGGCCGCGTCACCAAGGGCGACGCCCTGAACGCCAGCGCCCCCGCCGCCAAGGCCGCCCCGGCCAAGGCCGCCGCCGCGCCCGCTCCGACCACGCTGTCGCTGGACGGCCGTCCGGAACAGCGCGTGCCGATGAGCCGCCTGCGCGCCCGCATCGCCGAGCGCCTGCTGCAATCGCAGCAGGAAAACGCGATCCTGACCACGTTCAACGAAGTGAACATGCAAGCGGTCATCGATCTGCGCAACAAGTACAAGGACAAGTTCGAGAAGGAACATGGCATCAAGCTGGGCTTCATGTCGTTCTTCGTCAAGGCCGCCGTTGCCGCGCTGAAGAAGTTCCCGCTGATCAACGCCTCGATCGACGGCAAGGACATCATCTACCACGGCTACTTCGACATCGGTATCGCTGTCGGCAGCCCGCGTGGCCTGGTGGTGCCGATCCTGCGCAACGCCGACCAGCTGTCGATCGCTGAAATCGAAAAGACCATCGCCGACTTCGGCCGCCGCGCCGCCGACGGCAAGCTGGGCATCGAAGAGATGACCGGCGGCACGTTCTCGATCTCCAACGGTGGCGTGTTCGGCTCGATGCTGTCGACCCCGATCATCAACCCGCCGCAATCGGCCATCCTGGGCGTGCACGCCACCAAGGATCGCGCCGTGGTGGAAAACGGCCAGATCGTCATCCGCCCGATGAACTACCTGGCCCTGTCCTACGACCACCGCATCATCGACGGCCGCGAAGCCGTCCTGGGCCTGGTCGCCATGAAGGACGCCCTGGAAGATCCGCAGCGCCTGTTGCTGGACCTGTAA
- a CDS encoding sigma-70 family RNA polymerase sigma factor yields MSSPFIPSSVSCADASVTPVDGLYRDHRPWLFGWLRRKLGCAHRAEDLAQDVFVRVIQGRKAVRTADARALLTTIAKGLVVDHQRHAALEHAYLAYLASMPEAHAPSPETQAEQMQALMRLDRLLDSLPPKARSAFLLSQLDGLTYPEIAQRLGVSLSSVQQYMVRAMSACYAALYD; encoded by the coding sequence GTGTCTTCCCCCTTCATCCCGTCTTCGGTCTCTTGCGCCGATGCGTCCGTCACGCCCGTCGATGGCCTGTACCGCGACCATCGGCCGTGGCTGTTCGGCTGGCTGCGCCGCAAGCTCGGCTGCGCGCACCGCGCCGAGGACCTGGCGCAGGACGTGTTCGTGCGCGTCATCCAGGGCCGCAAGGCGGTGCGCACGGCTGATGCTCGAGCCCTGCTGACCACCATCGCCAAGGGCCTGGTGGTCGATCACCAACGGCACGCGGCGCTTGAGCACGCCTACCTGGCCTACCTGGCCTCAATGCCCGAGGCCCATGCGCCGTCGCCCGAAACGCAGGCCGAGCAGATGCAGGCCCTGATGCGGCTCGACCGGCTGCTCGACAGCCTGCCGCCCAAGGCGCGCTCGGCGTTCCTGCTGTCGCAGCTGGACGGCCTGACCTATCCTGAAATCGCGCAGCGGCTCGGCGTGTCGCTCAGTTCCGTGCAGCAGTACATGGTGCGCGCCATGTCCGCCTGCTATGCGGCGCTCTATGACTAG